From the genome of Peptococcaceae bacterium, one region includes:
- a CDS encoding type II toxin-antitoxin system prevent-host-death family antitoxin yields MPNIKPISDLRNYNEILRDIAVGEPVFLTKNGRGKFAIVDITEYEKLKASLKLMSQLAQGELAGKEKGWMTIEEVEAELGIEDV; encoded by the coding sequence ATGCCAAACATTAAACCCATATCAGATTTAAGAAATTACAACGAAATCCTGCGGGACATTGCCGTAGGTGAGCCAGTGTTTTTAACCAAAAATGGCAGAGGAAAATTTGCTATTGTTGATATTACTGAATATGAGAAATTAAAGGCTTCACTAAAGCTGATGTCACAGCTTGCCCAAGGAGAACTGGCCGGGAAAGAGAAAGGATGGATGACAATAGAGGAAGTGGAAGCAGAACTGGGGATTGAGGATGTATAA
- a CDS encoding type II toxin-antitoxin system RelE/ParE family toxin, translating to MYKLKISPEAKDDLAEIKDYVSKELCNPQAAINLVSKITKKIRGLTEYPGIGAPLSSVLDIQTDYRFLVCDNYLIFYRYEDGIVFVSRILYGRRNYTRILFGDLLEDEEI from the coding sequence ATGTATAAGCTGAAAATTTCACCTGAAGCTAAAGATGATTTAGCAGAAATTAAAGACTATGTTTCTAAAGAACTTTGCAATCCACAGGCAGCTATAAATCTTGTTTCTAAAATCACCAAAAAGATACGTGGGTTGACAGAGTATCCCGGAATAGGTGCGCCACTATCTTCCGTCCTAGATATACAAACAGATTACCGTTTCCTTGTTTGTGACAATTACTTGATATTTTACAGGTACGAAGATGGAATTGTTTTCGTGTCAAGAATCTTATACGGTAGACGGAATTATACGCGTATCCTATTCGGTGATTTGCTGGAGGATGAAGAAATATAG
- a CDS encoding helix-turn-helix domain-containing protein gives MSSLDTLGDRIKYLREIKFDISMAKLGKAIGASSSNISDWENNKTSPSAKALLALCNFFDVSADWLLTGMERKSKIMQDSLYSLISTLPETDKEEVESYIRYLIWKNETTLKKKAAQQELPMVKETIYEYLPLIGRAAAGKPILIDEMVQGYIPVEAKNHQYTNCYLIEAVGDSMIGEGIEDGDLVIVRPQPAVDNGDVTLVRIDDEATIKYFHKENDVIFLKSANPKYDPMKFSIHDNIAIIGKVIETLKKDALNQMIIPETEDQLKEYKKGLRVTVKDDKTRAG, from the coding sequence ATGTCTTCTTTGGACACCCTTGGTGATCGCATAAAATATTTACGTGAGATTAAGTTTGATATATCTATGGCTAAATTAGGAAAAGCAATAGGCGCTTCTTCTAGTAATATCAGTGATTGGGAGAATAATAAAACTAGCCCTTCCGCTAAAGCGCTTCTTGCTCTTTGTAATTTCTTTGATGTATCTGCAGATTGGTTACTAACTGGAATGGAACGTAAAAGTAAGATCATGCAAGATTCACTTTATAGCTTAATCTCAACACTTCCCGAAACAGATAAAGAAGAGGTTGAAAGTTACATAAGGTATCTCATTTGGAAGAATGAAACAACTTTAAAGAAAAAAGCAGCCCAACAAGAGCTGCCAATGGTGAAAGAAACTATATATGAATACTTGCCACTTATAGGCCGTGCCGCTGCCGGGAAGCCCATATTAATTGATGAAATGGTCCAGGGATATATTCCTGTTGAAGCTAAGAATCATCAGTACACTAATTGCTATTTAATAGAAGCTGTTGGAGATAGTATGATCGGCGAAGGAATAGAAGATGGGGACCTTGTGATTGTTAGGCCACAACCGGCTGTTGATAATGGCGATGTCACCCTGGTTCGGATCGATGATGAGGCTACCATTAAATACTTCCATAAAGAAAATGATGTTATTTTCTTAAAGTCAGCCAATCCTAAATATGACCCTATGAAATTTTCTATTCATGACAATATTGCAATTATAGGAAAAGTAATTGAAACACTTAAGAAGGATGCACTTAATCAGATGATCATCCCTGAAACCGAAGACCAATTAAAGGAGTATAAAAAGGGGCTTAGGGTAACAGTTAAAGACGATAAAACTAGGGCCGGTTGA
- a CDS encoding Rha family transcriptional regulator, with protein MAKQLTPFGLEVKKRLLDLGLNQKEFCKENDIPMNRLSEVLYGDRLAKKYREKIAKLLDIRMTA; from the coding sequence ATGGCCAAACAGCTGACTCCATTCGGGCTGGAAGTTAAAAAACGGCTCCTGGATCTTGGACTGAATCAAAAAGAGTTTTGCAAAGAAAACGACATCCCGATGAACCGGCTGTCTGAGGTCCTATATGGCGACAGGCTCGCGAAGAAGTACCGGGAAAAAATCGCCAAGCTGCTCGATATCAGGATGACTGCATGA
- a CDS encoding Mu transposase C-terminal domain-containing protein, which translates to MVKKEKINTGCGGGGMAYLIALSSLSTLAQRRWFESQQTQAETNEPDPDEETDFLSENDKITAPRIANLAEIKALVGEERFTQLLQEAEEAARPVIEYLNLSEGAQKTAKAINIAKKYDISINTLYRRVQLYRGGGVAALMRRLPSLGTGTIRRVVPEEVERFTYGEYLQRNKPKAAHVYKKVKKFCELNGFEIPSRATIYRVIKELNETNPALVCLAREGEEEYMKRFAEKATRKEPEFVNQVWEGDHHRCDFFINYRGRAIRPWLTVWLDVASRTIAGWALSVQANGRTIALALRYGILPKKLSEISCTSKAMAVSMAALGWDIETLRQQSGTSLPIMGLPRTLYIDNGEDYKSKVRKGLKCEGFEYSKEVRSSCDILGISAQFCTKYSPWAKGHCERWFGTMTDQFSRYLPGYCGKDNKHRPEGLDEQAMAERDDLLDLEEASLLLEVYINEYHNTVHSTLGMTPLEKYRMTPKVREGIPDERTLDICLMDVERAKIMASGIQRFGTKNKRRWYSHPELEKYVGQNVVIRFDPNRIGELLVFNTKNGCYICTATNKELMDWQASQDDIREFQKRRASRKKQVKEIWRGYQQSTLETVVAERQEAGPAMVTGETASGAKGIKMITGMEQAAKGHNKSAAAKKQKPAVNSRFDEYIIQQAGNQY; encoded by the coding sequence ATGGTTAAGAAAGAAAAAATCAATACCGGCTGCGGCGGTGGCGGGATGGCATACTTAATCGCATTATCTTCCCTGTCCACTCTTGCCCAGCGCCGTTGGTTTGAATCTCAGCAAACACAAGCAGAAACTAATGAACCAGATCCGGACGAAGAGACGGATTTTCTGTCGGAAAACGATAAGATTACAGCGCCCAGGATTGCCAACCTGGCTGAAATAAAAGCCCTGGTTGGTGAAGAACGCTTTACCCAGCTCCTTCAGGAAGCTGAAGAAGCAGCCAGGCCGGTGATAGAATACCTTAACCTGAGCGAAGGTGCGCAAAAAACGGCCAAAGCAATAAACATTGCAAAAAAATACGATATATCAATCAATACCCTATACCGCCGTGTTCAACTCTACAGGGGAGGAGGTGTGGCAGCACTTATGAGAAGACTTCCAAGCCTGGGGACAGGTACAATCCGCCGGGTGGTACCGGAGGAAGTGGAGCGCTTTACATATGGGGAATACCTGCAGAGAAACAAACCAAAGGCTGCCCATGTGTATAAAAAGGTCAAAAAGTTCTGCGAGCTGAACGGTTTTGAAATACCCAGCAGGGCCACCATCTACCGGGTTATAAAAGAGCTTAACGAAACTAATCCCGCCCTGGTTTGCCTGGCCAGGGAAGGCGAAGAAGAATATATGAAACGCTTCGCCGAGAAGGCTACTCGCAAAGAACCGGAGTTTGTCAACCAAGTTTGGGAGGGTGACCATCACCGGTGCGACTTCTTTATCAATTACCGTGGGCGGGCGATTCGTCCCTGGCTGACTGTCTGGCTTGACGTAGCCTCCCGTACCATCGCAGGCTGGGCTTTAAGTGTACAGGCCAACGGCAGGACCATTGCTCTGGCTCTCAGATACGGGATACTCCCTAAAAAGCTGTCAGAGATCAGCTGTACAAGCAAGGCCATGGCCGTATCCATGGCAGCTCTGGGTTGGGATATCGAAACACTGCGGCAACAAAGCGGAACCAGTCTTCCGATTATGGGCCTACCCAGGACACTATACATAGACAACGGCGAAGATTACAAGTCCAAAGTAAGGAAGGGCCTTAAATGCGAGGGTTTCGAATATTCCAAAGAGGTCCGCAGTTCTTGCGACATTCTTGGAATCAGCGCCCAGTTTTGCACCAAATATTCACCCTGGGCCAAGGGTCACTGCGAGCGCTGGTTCGGCACGATGACGGACCAGTTTTCCAGGTACCTTCCCGGATATTGCGGCAAGGATAACAAACACCGGCCGGAAGGTCTGGACGAACAAGCCATGGCTGAACGGGACGACCTGTTGGATTTGGAAGAAGCCAGCTTGCTTCTGGAAGTATACATCAATGAATACCACAACACCGTCCACAGCACCTTGGGCATGACCCCGCTCGAAAAATACCGAATGACTCCCAAGGTACGGGAAGGCATACCGGATGAGCGCACCCTTGACATCTGCCTGATGGATGTGGAAAGAGCCAAGATTATGGCTTCCGGCATCCAGAGGTTTGGCACCAAGAACAAGCGGCGCTGGTACAGCCATCCTGAACTGGAGAAATACGTAGGACAGAACGTAGTTATCAGGTTTGACCCCAACAGGATCGGAGAGCTGCTGGTCTTCAATACTAAAAACGGTTGCTATATCTGTACCGCTACCAACAAGGAGCTTATGGATTGGCAGGCATCCCAGGACGACATTCGTGAATTCCAAAAAAGACGGGCATCAAGGAAGAAGCAGGTTAAGGAAATCTGGCGCGGTTATCAGCAGTCCACCCTGGAAACAGTCGTGGCTGAGCGCCAAGAGGCAGGCCCGGCTATGGTCACCGGTGAGACAGCTTCCGGTGCTAAGGGCATAAAAATGATTACCGGGATGGAACAAGCCGCCAAAGGTCATAACAAGTCTGCAGCGGCGAAAAAACAAAAACCTGCCGTGAACAGCAGATTTGATGAGTACATCATTCAGCAAGCTGGAAACCAATATTAA
- a CDS encoding ATP-binding protein produces the protein MATVEKDIVGVWSKERTLLAKMVKEEGTKVTDVAKDLGKSHSLISLYVNGKYPSNDLFESSVREYLIKIGKWEEEIIDKPNPTLFPEDGWMTNAKDIPMVYTKDLQRVWGVCRVCFENREFGMITGDPGTGKTYAIDKFQTEMHSRPAVVITCDETSTIKSLLIDTAEALELETKGASSTLMRRIVKELQKKPRLLVFDEADLLRKPAIYETIRAIHDKAKVGVVLCGNHSLAEKILLYAEDRPEMARIRDRIGWSKRLVGINEEEALSFLEKINLTAGARAALVNIGRKRGIRQLVKALGRLLDVTRGEQITEDLVDDLGQIVLSFNA, from the coding sequence ATGGCAACTGTGGAGAAGGACATTGTAGGAGTATGGTCCAAAGAAAGGACCCTCCTCGCTAAAATGGTTAAGGAAGAGGGTACCAAGGTGACTGATGTGGCCAAAGACCTCGGCAAGTCACACAGCCTCATCAGCCTCTACGTTAATGGGAAATATCCCAGTAACGACCTGTTTGAGTCCTCTGTAAGAGAGTATCTCATTAAAATCGGAAAATGGGAAGAGGAAATTATTGATAAACCGAACCCGACTCTTTTCCCGGAAGACGGTTGGATGACCAATGCAAAAGATATTCCAATGGTCTATACCAAGGATTTGCAAAGGGTCTGGGGTGTCTGCAGGGTTTGCTTCGAGAACAGGGAGTTCGGCATGATAACCGGGGATCCTGGTACCGGCAAAACCTACGCCATAGATAAATTTCAAACAGAAATGCACTCCCGCCCGGCCGTGGTTATAACCTGCGACGAGACAAGCACCATCAAGAGCTTGCTGATAGACACGGCTGAGGCATTGGAACTTGAAACAAAAGGTGCATCCTCAACGCTCATGAGAAGAATCGTTAAAGAATTACAAAAGAAGCCCAGGCTCCTGGTCTTTGATGAGGCCGACCTTTTGAGAAAACCTGCCATATATGAAACCATCCGGGCCATTCATGACAAGGCCAAGGTCGGAGTGGTCCTCTGCGGTAACCACTCTCTGGCAGAAAAGATCTTGCTTTATGCCGAGGACAGGCCGGAAATGGCCCGCATACGCGACAGAATCGGCTGGTCAAAACGGCTGGTGGGCATAAACGAAGAAGAGGCTTTAAGCTTCCTGGAAAAGATTAACCTGACCGCCGGTGCCAGGGCAGCCCTTGTCAACATCGGACGCAAGCGCGGCATCAGGCAACTGGTCAAAGCCCTTGGTCGGCTCCTGGATGTTACCAGAGGCGAGCAGATAACTGAAGACCTTGTGGACGACCTCGGACAGATTGTACTCAGCTTTAATGCCTAA
- a CDS encoding 3D domain-containing protein — protein sequence MVKRVLFLSLLLLLIWSISKPGTVNSTSQIETAQKADVALQWSTFEVTAYTLRAKECGKPPGHPDYGRTASGKMAQVGVTVAAGPEIPLGTKIYLPDLKYINGTGVFIVQERGGLVGERCLDVYFGAPAINPAVIKRALEFGRQQLQGILLN from the coding sequence ATGGTTAAAAGAGTCCTTTTCCTCTCTCTCCTCCTGCTATTGATCTGGTCAATATCTAAACCCGGTACCGTAAACAGCACATCCCAAATTGAAACAGCACAAAAAGCCGACGTGGCACTGCAATGGAGCACCTTTGAAGTTACAGCATATACACTGAGGGCCAAGGAATGCGGGAAGCCTCCGGGGCATCCGGATTACGGACGTACGGCCAGCGGCAAAATGGCCCAGGTTGGGGTTACCGTGGCAGCCGGTCCAGAGATACCGCTAGGGACAAAGATCTATCTTCCGGACCTCAAATACATAAACGGCACCGGGGTCTTCATAGTGCAGGAACGTGGCGGGTTGGTCGGAGAGAGATGTCTTGATGTCTATTTTGGAGCCCCGGCAATAAATCCAGCGGTAATAAAACGAGCTTTGGAATTTGGCCGCCAGCAGCTGCAAGGAATACTTCTCAATTAA
- a CDS encoding host-nuclease inhibitor Gam family protein: MARVRIENEPVLKSWDDVNITLKEIGELELAKEKIEADMNQKISDLKLEAEFAAKPIIERMGKLANDIKEFVELHRADIKGKTMVLNFGKTGFRKSTKIIIKSVKTVIANLKARKMTDCINTKESVNKERLGEYPDEIIAAVGAGKKVEDVFWYEVDREKLLG, encoded by the coding sequence ATGGCCAGAGTCAGGATTGAAAACGAACCTGTTTTAAAATCCTGGGATGATGTGAACATCACCCTCAAGGAAATTGGCGAGCTGGAGCTGGCGAAAGAAAAGATCGAAGCCGATATGAACCAGAAGATATCGGATCTGAAGTTGGAAGCAGAATTTGCCGCCAAGCCGATCATTGAAAGAATGGGAAAACTGGCGAATGATATTAAAGAGTTTGTCGAGCTGCACCGGGCAGATATCAAGGGTAAAACAATGGTCCTCAATTTTGGCAAGACCGGGTTCCGAAAGAGTACAAAGATAATCATTAAAAGCGTCAAAACCGTCATTGCTAATCTTAAGGCCAGAAAAATGACAGATTGTATCAATACGAAAGAATCTGTCAATAAAGAACGTCTCGGCGAGTATCCGGATGAAATTATTGCTGCAGTAGGCGCCGGGAAAAAAGTCGAAGATGTCTTCTGGTATGAAGTAGACCGGGAGAAACTTCTCGGATGA
- a CDS encoding ATP-binding protein: MEYRRSQQNITRLFESAQIPRRYLEKTFAAFEQELQPVAWKTACRYVERFSTIRNGFKNSLWFTGTKGTGKSHLAYAITNELLKQQYTVITVVVPDLLDMLRPKADKTKTLAEERMQAIRTADLVILDDLGAEKDSEWAAERIYLILNNRYNEQKPVVVTSNPLPDELEKISQQWERIVSRLHEMCYIITMDGPDYRKGGMPNG, translated from the coding sequence ATCGAATACCGGCGCTCCCAGCAGAACATCACAAGACTCTTTGAAAGTGCACAGATACCCAGGCGATACCTGGAAAAGACCTTTGCTGCCTTTGAGCAGGAGCTGCAACCGGTAGCCTGGAAAACAGCCTGCCGTTATGTTGAAAGATTCAGCACTATCAGGAACGGCTTCAAGAACAGCCTATGGTTTACCGGCACAAAGGGCACGGGGAAATCGCACCTGGCATATGCAATCACTAACGAACTCTTGAAGCAGCAGTACACGGTTATAACCGTGGTGGTGCCCGACCTTCTAGATATGCTCCGGCCCAAGGCGGATAAAACAAAAACCCTGGCTGAGGAACGGATGCAGGCCATAAGGACAGCCGACCTGGTCATCCTGGATGACCTTGGAGCAGAAAAAGACAGCGAATGGGCTGCAGAACGGATTTACCTTATTCTCAACAATAGATACAACGAACAAAAACCGGTGGTTGTAACCTCCAACCCACTGCCGGATGAACTGGAGAAAATTTCTCAGCAGTGGGAGCGAATAGTCTCTCGGCTCCATGAAATGTGCTATATCATCACCATGGACGG